The DNA sequence TAGTGGGCTTGTCGCATATTCTGCTGGAGGAAAATCCGCGGGAAGACCAATTGGATTATCTGAGTAAGCTGAAGTTTTCGGGAGAAAGTCTTCTGGGGCTAATCAACGATATTCTTGATTTCTCAAAAATAGAATCTGGTAAGCTGGATATTGAGAAGGTTCCTTTTCATTTGAAAAAAGATATTGAAGGGGTGACAGACATGTTGCAGTTCAAGGCTATAGAAAAACGGATTGGCCTCAAGCTCAGTGTTGATGATAATGTCCCCGAGGCGGTGATTGGGGATCCTGTTCGGATTCGGCAGATTTTGGTGAACCTGATCAACAATGCCATTAAATTTACCGCTGTTGGTTCGGTAGAGGTGAAGGTGAAGGCGCTCAAAGTTACTGAAGAAACCTGCAAAATCCGCTTTCAGGTCGTCGATACTGGAATCGGAATTCCTGAAGATAAATTGGATACCATTTTTCAGAGCTTCAGTCAGGTGAGTACCGATACGACAAGGAAATTCGGCGGCACAGGTTTGGGCTTGACCATCACAAAACGATTATGTGAGCTGCAAGGTGGCGATGTGAAGGTAAGTAGTCAGGAGCAGGTCGGCTCGGTGTTTATGGTTGATATTCCTTATCAGATTCCTTCAAATATGGATCTGTCCATGGAAAAGCAAGCAGCAGCACAGGATGTGCCTGATGTTGCCAAGCTTAAAGGCTTGCGGGTATTGCTGGTGGAGGATAATGCCATCAATCAATTTGTGGCCACTAAATTCATGTCTAAATATGGCATCGTAACCGAGGTGGCCGAACATGGTGGCGAGGCAGTGGAAATGGTGCAACAACATCGTTATGACGTCATTTTGATGGACCTTGAAATGCCAGTTATGGATGGCTTCGAAGCCACCAAAGCAATAAAAAGCCTTGATCAGCCTTATTTCAAAGAGCTTCCGATCATAGCCATGACTGCTTCAGCACTGACTGAAATTCAGAAAAAGGTTTTTGAATGGGGAATGGTGGACTTTATTGCCAAGCCTTTTGAGCCCGCAATGTTCTATCGCACCCTGTTGAAGCATGGCCGACCGCAGGAATCTGACAAGGAGAATAAACTGATCGGGACCAAAGAATCCTAAGCAATAGACCTAATCCAAGCTGGAATGTAAAAGCACTGTTAAACAGTGCTTTTTTCGTTTTATTAATTTAATCATCAGCCCTGTTATTCTCATAACAATAGCTATATTTGCGGCTATCTATATGAAAGAGTACGATATTTTAGAGCTCCCTAATGGGATTCGGGTGGTGCACAAAGAAGTGACCCACACCAAGGTGGTCCATTGCGGATTTGTTTTGGATACAGGCAGCAGAGATGAATTGGCCCATGAGTTGGGAATTGCCCACTTTTGGGAGCATATGGCCTTTAAAGGGACTAAAAATCGACGCGCATTTCACATTCTCAACAGGCTGGAAGCAGTAGGAGGAGAGTTGAACGCTTACACCACCAAAGAAAAAGTTTGCTTTTATGCCTCCGTACTGGATGAGCATTTTGGCAAAGCCTTTGAATTGCTGACCGATATTACCTTTAATTCTACATTCCCTGAAAAGGAAATCGTCAAGGAAAGGAATGTGATTCTGGAAGAAATGGCGATGTATCACGATACCACCGAAGATGCCATTCAGGATCATTTCGATGAACTCGTTTTCCCTGAACATCCCCTGGGCTATAATATCCTTGGAACGACAGACAGTATTGCACAATTTCAGCAAGATGATTTTCTGAAGTTTATCGACAGGACCATGGATCCTGAGCACCTGATTTTCTCCAGTATTGGGAATATTCCCGCAAAGAAAGTTTTTGATATGGCCAAGCGTTACCTCGGGGATTTACGCCCCAAAGGAACCAAGCTTGACCGACAGCCGCCTTCGCTATATGAACCCAAGCGACTGGTGGTAGAAAGAAGGGATATTACACAGGCACATAGCGTAATGGGAATGCCCGCCCCGCACTTTGATCACCCCAAAAGGCTCGCCTTTTTTATGTTGGTGAATTTGCTCGGTGGCCCAAGCCTGAACTCCCGATTGAATTTGAGCCTTCGGGAAAAATACGGCCTGGTATATTCTATTGAGGCAAGTTTTACGCCTTATACCGATGCTGGACAGTTGGGCTTCTTTTTTGCTACTGATCCTGCAAGCCTCAAAAGGGCGGAAGCACTGGTGATTAAAGAGCTCCGATTGCTGAAAAGTAAAAAGCTGGGGCCGCTGCAGTTGCGTCAGACCAAAGAGCAACTGGTGGGACAATTGGCCATGGGCGAGGAAAATAATATGGGCTTGATGCTCAGTGTGGCAAAAGTGTTGCTCGATCAGAATAGAATTGAGCCTTTTGATCAGCTGATAAAAAGCATCAGGGCAGTAACGGCAGAAGAATTAATGGCGGTAGCCAATGAGTTCCTTGTAGAGGAGCAGTTCAGCTACCTGACCTACAAACCTGCATAGAAATAACAGATTGATTTTATGGAGTTTTTAGATCCTGAATTACAGGCGTATTGCGATGCGCACACGAATGAAGAACCGCAAGTCCTTAAAGAACTTGATCGGGATACAAATGTGAATGTACTGATGCCCCGAATGCTTTCAGGGCATTTTCAAGGGCGGTTTTTGAGTCTGTTTACCCAGATTTTAAATCCAAAACGCATATTAGAGATTGGCACCTTTACGGGCTATTCAGGGATTGCGATGGCCGAAGGGCTTCGTGAGGATGGCGAGTTGGTAACGGTGGACATCAATGAGGAGCTAAGTGATATGGTTCGTGAATATGCCGAGAAAGCGGGCGTGGCGGATCGCATCACGATACGCACTGGGCCCGCTCTGGAAGTTATTCCAACCTTGGATGGGACTTTTGATCTCATTTTTATTGATGCTGACAAAAGTAACTATGGCAATTATTACGAAGCCGTGATTGAACGACTGAACCCTGGTGGGATTATTCTGGCAGACAATGTACTGTGGAGTGGCAAGGTGCTGGAGAAAAATCGTAAAAAGCTCGATAAAGATACCGCAGCGGTGCTCGAATTCAACCGAAAAGTTCAGGAAGACCCGCGGGTAGATAATATTTTATTACCCCTTCGGGATGGCCTGATGATGGCCCGAAAAAAATAAATTTCCAAAGACTATTTTTCTTACAAAATAGTCTTTCTTTTTTTGTACTGAAATCGTTTGCTGCAATTACTGATTTGCAGCTATTTTAATATCTTTTTGGGAGTGAACCACAAAGGCATGGGCCTGTTGTTGGTTGCTCATACCCTAAGTTGAATTTTGAGTTTATGGCAAGGAAATACCCATTTTTCATTTTTGTTCTGTTATTCTGTATGCTGGGAGCTTTGGCTCAGGCAAAAGAGGTGCATATTCCGTCGGTCATGTATTTTGCGGGTATCAAGCTTGAACTTAGCCCTGCATTGCGTGCTGAACTGAAGCAGGAGGTGGAAAAGCTGCACACTGGTGGAATTTATTTCGACCAAAAGCTTAATCGGGTATATACTTATATGCCCATTATTGAGCAGGTAATGAAGGAGCAGGGCTTGCCAGATGATTTTAAATATCTACCCATTCAGGAAAGTTCCCTGCTCGGGCATGTGGTGTCTTCTTCCAACGCGGTGGGCTTTTGGCAATTTAAAAAAGCAACAGGCGTGGAGGTAGGTTTGCGCATCGATCACAATATTGATGAGCGCATGAGCATCATCGCCTCTACCCGTGGGGCGGCGAATTACCTGAAAAAAAATAACCGCTACCTGGACAACTGGGTGAATGCACTGCTCTCTTACTATGCAGGTTTGGGAGGCGCTCAGCGGTATATCCATAAGCGGGACAAAGGAGCGACAGTAATGAAGGTGACGCCTAAGTTACATTGGTATGTTAAGAAAACCCTGGCACACAAGCTGGCTTTTGAGCCATTTTTAGAAGCCATGCCTCCTCAGAAATATTATTTGCAACGCTACAAGCAGGGGCAAGGCAAAACCATGAAACAGGTGGCGCACAACCTTGGTGTGGATGAAGAAACGTTGCAGTCTTATAACTTGTGGCTGAAGCGTGGCCGCGTACCAACCCAAGGGGTTTATGAGTTTGTTTACCCCGTTGAAGGTCCTTCACGTCAGATGGATTATATGGCCAAGAAAACCCATGAGAATGGAGAGAATACGCCACCACAAATTAAAAGCTATCCGAGATGGCGGGGGATTGCCTCGAGGATTAAACGGATTAATGGCATTCGTGGGGTGGTAGCGCAATCAGGAGATGATATCACGGCGCTGGCTACGCTGGGGAAAATATCAGAAATCAAGTTCATTACTTACAATGATATTCCTGCCCACAGAACCATCAATAAA is a window from the Persicobacter psychrovividus genome containing:
- a CDS encoding LysM peptidoglycan-binding domain-containing protein, whose protein sequence is MARKYPFFIFVLLFCMLGALAQAKEVHIPSVMYFAGIKLELSPALRAELKQEVEKLHTGGIYFDQKLNRVYTYMPIIEQVMKEQGLPDDFKYLPIQESSLLGHVVSSSNAVGFWQFKKATGVEVGLRIDHNIDERMSIIASTRGAANYLKKNNRYLDNWVNALLSYYAGLGGAQRYIHKRDKGATVMKVTPKLHWYVKKTLAHKLAFEPFLEAMPPQKYYLQRYKQGQGKTMKQVAHNLGVDEETLQSYNLWLKRGRVPTQGVYEFVYPVEGPSRQMDYMAKKTHENGENTPPQIKSYPRWRGIASRIKRINGIRGVVAQSGDDITALATLGKISEIKFITYNDIPAHRTINKGEIFYFKRKHRRADKGVEFHTAQYGETMWDIAQHYGIRLKSLLKLNRMRDFDQLKAGRVIHLRKKRKSREAIIYHQVEKNQPVVTEKKQQAAPKPKQKKTTYRETKKEVAVKKKQKATPVEPAPAPVIDRSVTTDYYTVQKGDTFYAISREFDIPVPELLALNQLSSGAVLSIGQRLKVTKTKQEVAPKAAPEKSAQPQQKVHIVEKGETLYKIARMNNVSVQDILKWNNKPTAELEIGERIVLFLLHD
- a CDS encoding O-methyltransferase — encoded protein: MEFLDPELQAYCDAHTNEEPQVLKELDRDTNVNVLMPRMLSGHFQGRFLSLFTQILNPKRILEIGTFTGYSGIAMAEGLREDGELVTVDINEELSDMVREYAEKAGVADRITIRTGPALEVIPTLDGTFDLIFIDADKSNYGNYYEAVIERLNPGGIILADNVLWSGKVLEKNRKKLDKDTAAVLEFNRKVQEDPRVDNILLPLRDGLMMARKK
- a CDS encoding pitrilysin family protein; this encodes MKEYDILELPNGIRVVHKEVTHTKVVHCGFVLDTGSRDELAHELGIAHFWEHMAFKGTKNRRAFHILNRLEAVGGELNAYTTKEKVCFYASVLDEHFGKAFELLTDITFNSTFPEKEIVKERNVILEEMAMYHDTTEDAIQDHFDELVFPEHPLGYNILGTTDSIAQFQQDDFLKFIDRTMDPEHLIFSSIGNIPAKKVFDMAKRYLGDLRPKGTKLDRQPPSLYEPKRLVVERRDITQAHSVMGMPAPHFDHPKRLAFFMLVNLLGGPSLNSRLNLSLREKYGLVYSIEASFTPYTDAGQLGFFFATDPASLKRAEALVIKELRLLKSKKLGPLQLRQTKEQLVGQLAMGEENNMGLMLSVAKVLLDQNRIEPFDQLIKSIRAVTAEELMAVANEFLVEEQFSYLTYKPA